CGGCACGGAACTGGCCGGGCGCACCGCGCGGTGCTGGTGGCGGCGCAACTACCGCTGCTGGTGCAGGCCCCGGACAACCCGGACGGTGTTCCGGAGGGGATGCTCAATGCCATGCTCGCCGACCTGGAAAGCGATGTGCGGCAATGGTGTATCGACAACTGCCCACCGTTTTTCGGCGACCATCCCGTGTCGTCCGAGATGGTGGATTGGACCGTGGACCAGATCGCTGCCGCGCCCGTCGAGACCCTGCTGGCCACCCAACGCATGGGCGCGTACACCGACTATCGCGCCGAGCTCGCCCAACTCGACCTTCCGGTGGTGTTGATCCACGGCGATGCCGACGTGTCGGCGCCCATCGAACTCACCGCACGACGCGCCGCCATGCTGCTGCCGCATGCGGAGCTGGTCGAGATCCCCGGCGCCGCCCATGGGCTGTACCTCACCCACGCCGACCGCGTGATCACCGAAATCGCCGGTTAGCGGCGGGTGTTGAGCAGGTCGATCACCTGTTGAACCAGGTCGTCGATAACGGCCCCGGTGGTGTCGAGCACCAGATCGGGATTCTCGGGTGCTTCATAGGGGGCGTCGACACCGGTGAGCCCTTTGAGCTCACCGGCCCGGGCCCGCGCATACAGACCTTTGGGGTCCCGGCGCTCGCATTCGGCCAGCGACGTCGCGACGTGCACCTCGATGAACGGCAGCTTGGCGGCATCGTTGAGGGCTCGCGCCGTCTCCCGGTCCGACTTGAGCGGGGAGACCAGCGAGGCCAGTGCCACCACCCCGGCATCCGCCAGTAGCCGGGTCAAATGCCCGACCCGCCGGATGTTCTCGGTTCGGTCGCCGGCCGAGAAGCCGAGATCGTCGGACAGGCCGTGCCGCAAGTTGTCCCCGTCGAGCAGATAGGCCACCTGGCCTGATTCGACCAGGGCCCGCTCGACGGCGACCGCCAGCGTGGACTTGCCGGAGGCGGGCAGGCCGGTGAACCAGATGGTCGCGCCGCGCTGTCCCGTGCTGTTCCAGCGGTATTCGCGATCCAGTGACGACGGATGCCACTTGATGTCGGACCGGTTGTGCCCGCTCGGCTTGAGCTCACGCGCCTGCAGGATGATGCCGGCGCCGACGGTGTCATTGGACACCTCGTCGATCAGGATGAACGCGCCGTTGTCGCGGTTGTCGGCATAGTTGTCGGCGACCAGCACCGAGCTGGTGCGTAAGGTGACCGAGCCGATGTCGTTGAGCGCCAGCTCAACCGGGGCCTCAAGCTCGTCGAGGGTCTCCGGATCGAGCTTGGTGTGCAATTCCTGGACCGTGGCCCGCACGGTGCGGGTGCCCTGCTTGAGCGCCAGGCGGTCGCCCGCGCGCAGCGGATCGTCGAAGAACCAGCACACCGTCGCGTCGATCTCGCGGGCCAACACCGGCTCCGCGGCCTCGGGGGCACCGCTGACGAGGACGTCACCACGGCCGACATCGATGTCGTCGGCCAGCTCGATCGAAACCGACAGCGGGGCAACGCCTACCGTGCGGTCGTCGTCCAGCGTGTCCAGCGCCGTGACAACCGACCGCGTACCGGCGGGCAGGCTCACCACCGGATCACCCACCTCAAGCGTGCCCGCGGACAGTCGGCCGGTGTAACGGCGCCGCTGCTGAGCCGTCGGGCGGGACACCCACTGCACTGCCAGCCGCAGACTGGCCGGATCAGCCTGCGGCGCAGCGAGTTCGATGTCTTCGAGGTAGTCGAGCAGCGTGGGACCGTCATACCAGGGGGTGTTGTCCGAACGGTGTACGACGTTGTCACCGTGCTTGGCGGCGATGGGGATGACGGTTAGGTCGAGCCCGCCCAGCCTGTCGGCCACCAGGCGAAGCTCCCGCTCGACTTCGCCGAAGCGGCCCTTGTCGAAATCGACGAGATCGATCTTGTTGACCGCTGCCACGAAGTGTTTGATACCCAACAATTTCGCGATGCGGGCGTGGCGCCGGGTCTGGCGCAGCACGCCGGCCCGGGCATCGACCAGCAGGATTGCCACGTGCGCATTCGAGGCGCCGGTGAACATGTTGCGGGTGTAACGCTCGTGTCCGGGAGTGTCGGCCAGGATGTAGCTGCGGGTGGCGGTGGAGAAGAACCGGTAGGCGACATCGATGGTGATGCCCTGCTCCCGCTCGGCCCGCAGTCCGTCCGACAGTGCCGCGAGGTCCGCCACACCGTCCGAATCGGTGACTGCGTCGAGGTGGTCGAGCGGCAGGCTGTCGGTGTCGTGCAGCAGGCGGCCGATCAGGGTGCTCTTGCCGTCATCGACGGAACCCGCGGTGGTGATGCGCAGCAGTTGACGAGTGGACAGACGCGGAGCCATCAGAAGTACCCCTCCCGCTTGCGGTCTTCCATCGCCGCGACGGACGTTCGGTCGTCGGCGCGAGTTTCGCCGCGTTCGGAGACGGTGGCCGCCGAGATCTCGGTGATCACCCGGTCGATGGTGGTGGCCTGCGACCGTACGGCCCCGGTGATGGTCAGGTCGCCGACGGTGCGATAGCGCACCCACTCGACGGCAGATGTCTCGGAACCGGTGGGTGCGGCGTACTCCGACACGGCGAGCAGGATGCCGTCTCGTTCGAAGACCTCGCGCTCGTGGGCGAAGTAGATCGACGGCAGCTCAAGGTTTTCCAGCTCGATGTAGCGCCAGATGTCGAGCTCGGTCCAGTTTGAGAGCGGAAACACCCGCACTTGCTCACCCTTGCGGATCCGGCCGTTGTACAGCGACCACGGTTCGGGGCGCTGGGCCCGCGGATCCCACTGGCCGAACTCGTCTCGGAAGCTCAAGATGCGTTCCTTGGCCCGGGCCCGTTCCTCGTCGCGACGGGCGCCACCGAAGGCCGCATCGAACCCGCCGGCCTCCAGCGCGTCGAGCAGCGTGCGGGTCTGCTGCCGGTTGCGGGAGGCACCCGGCCCCGGATCGGCCACCCGGCCGCTGTCGATGGTCTCCTGCACCGAGGCCACCAGCAGTTTGTGTCCCCGCCCGGTGGTGCGGCGATCCCGGAACTCGATGACCTCGTCGAAGTTGTGCCCGGTGTCCACATGCAGCACCGGGAACGGCAGCGGGGAAGGGCGAAAAGCCTTCTCGGCCAGGCGCAGCAGGACGATCGAGTCCTTACCTGCCGAGAACAGCAGCACGGGGCGCTGCAGTTCGGCGACCACCTCGCGGATGATGTGCACGGCTTCGGCTTCCAGCAGTCGCAATTCGTCGACGTGCACCGTGTCAGGACTCGTCATACCGGCAACCCTTCCTTCTCGGCATCGCGGCGGTAGCGGTCCACCCATTCGTCGGAGCGCTGGTCGGCCTGACGTTCCAGGACCGGCTGCGGGGCCAACTGCGGGTCCAATCCCAGTGCTTCGAGCACGGTGGCCACCACGGTCGTCAGGTTGCGCCACAGATAGGGGTAGGACACCTCGATAGGAGAGATGTTCTCCTCGGCGAACCAGGACCGCCAGCCCTCCTCCTGGGCCCGCAGCAACCGGATCACGTGGGCGATGGCGCCGGCGTGGTACTCGGCGCGAGCATCGCGCACCGGATCGGCCCGTCCGCGCCAGACGCGGGTCTGCACCGCCCGCCAGAACGAAACCGCTTGCGATACAACATCGGGCCGGTACACGTGGATCAACACCGGATCACTGCCGATGACATCTCGAATCGCGGCCAGCAGGCCCGGCCCGGATCGCTCGGGTAGTGCCTCGGCGCGGTCGAGCAGGAGCGGCGTCTGGTTCCACATCAGCTTGCCGCCCCACACGCCGTTGGGTGTGCGACCGACCGTGCGGATGTAGTCGCGCCAGATCTCGGCCGGCGCCAGGTCCGGCTTGCCCTCCACCAATGGGTCGAGCAGGCGCAGGATCGAATCGTCCTCGACGCCGGCGAACCACTCCCGCGGTTGCGGCGACATGCTGGTGCTGGGCAGGTACTGGAAGAACTCCTGGGGTTCACCGGCCATGCCGGTGGCACGCAGGGATTCCACCAGCAAGGTGCTGCCGCTGCGCTGGGATGCGAGCACCAGGTAGGCGGTCGGATGATCTGGCATGGGCGAGACTCTAACCATCATTGATTTGCGGCGCCTATTCAAAGAAGCGTCAAGAGTTTTAGTTCATTGAGATGAAAACTATTGGCGGGTATCGGTGATGCCGCGGTCGGTGGCGATGGCGGACCGGCTGCTGGCCGGACGGCCGTGGATACTCAGATACGTGTGGGTGTACCGCTCGGAAATGCGGGTCCCGGCGAATTCGGACGGTATGACGTCGAGGGTCTTCTGGCGCCAGTCGTTGAGCAACAACGCGAGGTTCTCGGCGATCGCCTCGGCCTTGTCTGTGGCACCGGGTCCGAG
The window above is part of the Mycolicibacterium fortuitum subsp. fortuitum genome. Proteins encoded here:
- the cysD gene encoding sulfate adenylyltransferase subunit CysD, encoding MTSPDTVHVDELRLLEAEAVHIIREVVAELQRPVLLFSAGKDSIVLLRLAEKAFRPSPLPFPVLHVDTGHNFDEVIEFRDRRTTGRGHKLLVASVQETIDSGRVADPGPGASRNRQQTRTLLDALEAGGFDAAFGGARRDEERARAKERILSFRDEFGQWDPRAQRPEPWSLYNGRIRKGEQVRVFPLSNWTELDIWRYIELENLELPSIYFAHEREVFERDGILLAVSEYAAPTGSETSAVEWVRYRTVGDLTITGAVRSQATTIDRVITEISAATVSERGETRADDRTSVAAMEDRKREGYF
- the cysC gene encoding adenylyl-sulfate kinase — encoded protein: MAPRLSTRQLLRITTAGSVDDGKSTLIGRLLHDTDSLPLDHLDAVTDSDGVADLAALSDGLRAEREQGITIDVAYRFFSTATRSYILADTPGHERYTRNMFTGASNAHVAILLVDARAGVLRQTRRHARIAKLLGIKHFVAAVNKIDLVDFDKGRFGEVERELRLVADRLGGLDLTVIPIAAKHGDNVVHRSDNTPWYDGPTLLDYLEDIELAAPQADPASLRLAVQWVSRPTAQQRRRYTGRLSAGTLEVGDPVVSLPAGTRSVVTALDTLDDDRTVGVAPLSVSIELADDIDVGRGDVLVSGAPEAAEPVLAREIDATVCWFFDDPLRAGDRLALKQGTRTVRATVQELHTKLDPETLDELEAPVELALNDIGSVTLRTSSVLVADNYADNRDNGAFILIDEVSNDTVGAGIILQARELKPSGHNRSDIKWHPSSLDREYRWNSTGQRGATIWFTGLPASGKSTLAVAVERALVESGQVAYLLDGDNLRHGLSDDLGFSAGDRTENIRRVGHLTRLLADAGVVALASLVSPLKSDRETARALNDAAKLPFIEVHVATSLAECERRDPKGLYARARAGELKGLTGVDAPYEAPENPDLVLDTTGAVIDDLVQQVIDLLNTRR
- the stf0 gene encoding trehalose 2-sulfotransferase, producing the protein MPDHPTAYLVLASQRSGSTLLVESLRATGMAGEPQEFFQYLPSTSMSPQPREWFAGVEDDSILRLLDPLVEGKPDLAPAEIWRDYIRTVGRTPNGVWGGKLMWNQTPLLLDRAEALPERSGPGLLAAIRDVIGSDPVLIHVYRPDVVSQAVSFWRAVQTRVWRGRADPVRDARAEYHAGAIAHVIRLLRAQEEGWRSWFAEENISPIEVSYPYLWRNLTTVVATVLEALGLDPQLAPQPVLERQADQRSDEWVDRYRRDAEKEGLPV
- a CDS encoding alpha/beta fold hydrolase: MPTFKTADRTDIHYTDDGAGPALVFTHSWGLNSGQWNQVIDHLADKGFRCVAYDRRGHGGSGAYAGEWTVDLLADDLAGLLEHLDLDDVTFVGHSLGCGEIVRYLSRHGTGRAHRAVLVAAQLPLLVQAPDNPDGVPEGMLNAMLADLESDVRQWCIDNCPPFFGDHPVSSEMVDWTVDQIAAAPVETLLATQRMGAYTDYRAELAQLDLPVVLIHGDADVSAPIELTARRAAMLLPHAELVEIPGAAHGLYLTHADRVITEIAG